A stretch of Fusarium poae strain DAOMC 252244 chromosome 2, whole genome shotgun sequence DNA encodes these proteins:
- a CDS encoding hypothetical protein (TransMembrane:1 (o164-189i)), giving the protein MASCFGEDKNEVLDQFACDPSGKIKSCCSRGDSCASNGLCVTSNKDALSPYFVNSCTEENWDDPTCITECQGNGNGVVPCGAGKFCCYGFGGCDCNNSTQVFTLDPVKIITTIPTDATKVDEATSAISDATTATGSSTVQSTVTHTNTSAAETTSSSSEGSNNALPIGLGVGIGAGVVLIGLGVGFWLWRRKKSRASKPAVVSDDYMVKHPVENPNTPNYSHYQPVKPVEMSANTDRVELP; this is encoded by the coding sequence ATGGCGAGCTGCTTCGGTGAAGACAAGAACGAGGTCCTCGACCAGTTCGCATGCGACCCCAGCGGCAAGATCAAGTCGTGCTGTTCTAGAGGCGATTCATGTGCCTCGAACGGACTCTGCGTCACTTCAAATAAGGATGCATTGTCTCCCTACTTCGTAAACTCTTGTACAGAGGAGAACTGGGATGACCCAACCTGTATCACAGAATGTCAAGGCAATGGAAACGGAGTTGTGCCTTGTGGAGCAGGCAAGTTTTGCTGCTACGGTTTCGGCGGTTGCGACTGCAACAACTCTACACAAGTCTTTACCTTGGACCCCGTCAAGATCATCACGACGATCCCTACAGACGCGACAAAAGTCGACGAAGCGACGTCGGCCATTAGCGATGCCACCACAGCAACAGGCAGCTCAACAGTGCAATCGACTGTTACACACACAaacacatctgccgccgaGACCACGTCTTCGAGCAGTGAAGGAAGCAACAACGCGTTGCCTATTGGGTTGGGTGTGGGTATCGGAGCAGGTGTTGTGCTCATCGGACTCGGAGTCGGATTTTGGTTgtggagaagaaagaagagccGTGCTTCAAAGCCAGCTGTTGTTTCTGACGATTACATGGTCAAGCATCCAGTGGAAAACCCCAATACCCCGAATTACAGTCACTATCAACCTGTCAAGCCTGTTGAGATGAGCGCCAATACTGATCGGGTGGAGCTACCATAA
- a CDS encoding hypothetical protein (TransMembrane:2 (i21-44o64-85i)): protein MAITSAINNFFASIYELLASVVNTIYAVIHSIFSAVLGFVQGLFNLISDVVSGLVDVTGGVGKFIASNAAILAVGALGAFAYVRYTAQGKQIANKKTQ from the exons ATGGCCATCACCAGCGCTATCAACAACTTCTTCGCCTCCATCTACGAGCTTCTCGCTTCAGTAGTCAACACCATCTACGCCGTCATCCACTCCATCTTTTCGGCGGTCCTTGGCTTTGTTCAGGGTCTTTTCAATCTCATTAGTGATGTCGTCTCTGGTCTTGTAGACGTCACTGGTGGTGTTGGCAAGTTTATAGCCA GCAATGCTGCTATTCTGGCCGTTGGTGCACTGGGTGCTTTTGCGTATGTGAGGTACACTGCTCAGGGAAAGCAGATTGCGAACAAGAAGACTCAGTAG
- a CDS encoding hypothetical protein (BUSCO:47349at5125): protein MAGERWDRDRFERMSRGRPDDDGASYTRSTRPRDHSDERYDRRPGRGYYDEDDMGRDRRYPDDPRYPPQLQRERERDREAPPPWARRTDVLERERERDYPRRESPPRRPGFLRRQSSLDTYDRRPRFLDHREEYPAPARREDVRPRDPREDYRPPPYQPIPLPKSRGLPPPRRYNDEHYDDIKIAEPDYYGDEDFRSMPERVREREYTRSRKSRGRGRDRDRSRESRSTRTRSVRSSSYSSASSSRSSSSSGGTTVRSEYPKKGKTRIPAKLVSKRALIDLGYPFFEEGTTIIVQKALGQDNIDELLKVSEDYKKVEAEIAASREPKAPTAALPAPPETVREPTPEPPPAKTPPPPAQEPPTPMPPVQATPVPPPAQQAPPQPMPMPTPAPPPIYYQPPPPQMAQPVPPAFYQPGPPPAGPPPMAAPPMGPPPQQSVYDYEETVIRDVSPSRTMTSMSSYDSYYRDSYHHHHHPEELVVRTRSKSRSRKDIRREIKDLERELTHRPRGHSTGGELVRAERLPDGQLVIREERVEKEVLHRKPPRIEKDKKGPPPKLMRAMFATLT from the exons aTGGCTGGCGAACGCTGGGATCGCGACCGCTTTGAGCGCATGTCCCGAGGCCGTcctgacgatgatggagcTTCATACACACGCAGCACTCGACCTCGCGACCATTCAGATGAGCGATATGACCGTCGACCTGGTCGCGGTTATTATGATGAAGACGACATGGGCCGTGATCGTCGCTACCCAGATGACCCTCGATATCCTCCTCAGCTCCAGCGAGAGCGCGAGAGAGATCGAgaggctcctcctccttgggCTCGCCGAACTGATGTCctagagagagaaagagagcgAGACTATCCTCGCCGTGaatctcctcctcgtcgacCCGGCTTCCTCCGCAGACAATCATCTCTTGACACTTATGACCGCCGACCAAGATTCCTCGACCACCGCGAGGAATACCCAGCTCCCGCTCGCCGCGAAGACGTTCGTCCTCGAGATCCTCGAGAAGATTACAGACCTCCTCCTTATCAGCCCATTCCTCTGCCCAAGAGCCGGGGACTGCCACCCCCTAGGAGATACAACGACGAGCATTATGATGACATTAAGATCGCCGAGCCCGACTATTACGGCGACGAAGACTTTCGATCCATGCCTGAACGTGTTCGTGAGAGAGAGTATACTCGATCCCGCAAGAGCCGCGGTCGTGGTCGTGACCGTGACCGTAGCCGCGAGTCGCGCTCAACTCGAACTCGCTCTGTCCGAAGCAGCTCCTACTCTTCCGCGTCTTCCAGCCGTTCCTCCAGCAGCAGTGGAGGCACTACAGTGAGAAGCGAGTATcccaagaagggcaagactCGCATTCCAGCCAAGCTTGTTTCCAAGCGAGCTCTTATCGATCTTGGATACCCATTCTTTGAAGAG GGTACCACAATCATTGTTCAAAAGGCTCTTGGCCAAGACAATATTGACGAACTGCTCAAGGTCAGCGAGGATTACAAAAAGG TCGAGGCTGAAATTGCTGCTTCTCGAGAACCCAAGGCACCCACAGCTGCTTTGCCTGCACCTCCAGAGACAGTGAGGGAGCCTACTCCTGAACCACCACCAGCAAAgactcctcctcctcccgcTCAGGAACCGCCTACTCCTATGCCTCCGGTCCAGGCAACTCCAGTTCCTCCTCCCGCTCAACAGGCACCTCCTCAGCCTATGCCAATGCCTACTCCTGCGCCACCACCTATTTACTACCAGCCTCCCCCTCCTCAGATGGCTCAGCCAGTACCTCCCGCTTTCTACCAACCAGGACCCCCTCCTGCAGGGCCTCCTCCGATGGCTGCTCCCCCGATGGGCCCCCCTCCTCAACAGTCTGTGTATGACTACGAGGAAACTGTCATTCGAGACGTTTCGCCATCCCGAACCATGACTTCAATGTCAAGCTACGACTCTTACTACCGGGATAGttatcatcaccaccaccaccctgAAGAGCTTGTCGTTCGAACCCGCTCGAAATCCCGAAGCCGCAAAGACATTCGAAGGGAGATTAAGGATCTCGAGCGTGAGCTGACACACCGACCTCGAGGCCACTCCACCGGCGGCGAACTCGTTCGCGCTGAGCGTCTACCCGACGGCCAGCTGGTCATCAGGGAAGAACGTGTTGAGAAGGAAGTTCTGCACCGTAAACCTCCTCGTATCGAGAAGGACAAGAAAG GTCCTCCCCCTAAGCTCATGCGGGCCATGTTTGCTACTCTCACTTGA